AAAGTGAAAAGGATGAGTGTGACTAACTTAGCCTGGTTTGAAAATTATGCAGTTGGACATAAGTGTGTATAGTAGAATATTCAAGTTAAAGTAGCCGATGATCACAGAACAATGGCTAAAATGCCTCTTTACTTTAATATGAAGGCATGTCCGCCGAACGCCTGGTTCCAAATGCAAatgcagcggtggttatctccttactaatgctggctacatatgtgaggtatcctgccatgttaaaacttctctaccaagtggtgtcgctatgcggcaccccgtttggactcggcataaaaaagtagGCCGCTTTTCAgcgataagacgaaatggatggtttcaactcacaAAAAGTCTTGCAcaatcgagcagataaagaaaatggagaaagttgggaaccacaactttgagacagtcagtaactttatctacttcgacaccgccgtaaccgaaacgaatgacaccagttttgagattaagcgaagaataatactggcaaacagatgctactttggactaagtcagcagtttagaaacaaggccacctctcgacagacgaagattacactatgcaatacactgatactacccgtgctgttatatggttctgaagcatgggtacttgtgaaagcagatgaggcagtgctaggagtatttgagagaaaggtactccgtaaaatatatgaaccaatttgcgataatggagaatataggcgacgtatgaaccacgagctctatgagctgtatgacgacgatagcatagttcgcgcatcaaaatacaacggctgcgttggctaggtcatgttgtcagaatggatgaagaagcaatagcaaagaagtcttttgaaggcaaacacggtggtacgtGCAAACCGGGAAcaccaaaagcccgatagaaagatcaagtggtgggaggtACCTCGAAACTtaatgtcagagattttaggatgagcgcagaagatcgaggcgcttggaacgctattctacattcggctagtggaacaaatagtctgtcatagccaattaaagtaaagtaaaagcttatcagtgagcttaaactttaatcggactgcgctcattgaatgagagaagtatcgcctgttccttagtggaatgttaatggaaaatttagatgtatttgtgcaaaatttcaggcggctagctttatgcgtccTATGGACCGGACAACCTTTCTCTTCGGCATTCGCTTTCCCAGGAGGGAGGATTGGGAGGGGAATGCGGTTTTGGAGAAAAATGAGACCTCGGGTTTTCacagatggagtcagggactggatggGTGTATACTCTGAAACACTTAACACTTAAATTTCCGCGTTGCTTTTATGGTATTTGTGTGcacagttgcatttttgcagcgcgaagctcaacgcgctcattctattTCGGGCTTTAGTGCTTGCTTGGATTCCCCCCTGCACGGGATatttgtgagcaccacacaggctggaacattgaggacaaatctgtatggtgttcattgaTGTCATgcgaagcttagctgcgagctaccgggcgcgtttaCAGAacgcggatagtggaatgctccatacggagtagctgcaatggcagtcgctactctcagtgagaggctgggcggcactggctcttgcataagtactgagtgcctatggtgctcgatatgacaaggcgtgttattggcgcctttaaataaccaatggccaccctgttctcgcggcgatcggtcctttggacctgaACGAGTTTgcccacctacaggagcttgacgaggatcgccacaggctgagatccggacgatcacggaatgcgtgaggtggtgtggtgttaacgcgaggacgtcgaatatgaacatatttacggacagtaaacaggccataagggcaataacaaccagaacggtaagatcacgaacagtcttggagagtaagaaggagattaacgccttctctgaggatggcacgatccgcatcatttggggagtaactgggaatgagaaagcagacgatttggcagagaAGCCCAGAGAAccaccgtcaataaacttggttaacccgaagcctttcgggttgacacAGTCCCAATGCGCATGAAATGCtacggaacagcgaaacggtatgtaggacgacgaaaatcctatggggtgatccagatcgtgagaagacgaggctataactggaagatcatgttacatctagaagatcatgttacacgaattgatcaaagctagaggacagagtgggcctcggggtctacaatgagaacccaggcactgatatctgtttaagactgcctgaccataatacggtcctgtaggcggagatccgggcgatcagggaatgcgtgaggtggtgtggtgttttcGCGAGgccgtcgagtatgaacatctttacggacagtaaacaggccataagggcaataacaaccaggacaataagatcacgaacagtcttgaaatgtaagaaggagatttgaGGATGGTaggattcgcatcgtttgggtgccgggccatagcggagtaaatgGAAAGGAcaaaacagacgatttggcagtggagaccagagaactgccgccaataaacttggttaacccgaagcctttcaggtcgacgcagtccgaattaagggtgtgggcgacgaatgcgcatgtaatcctgtggaacagcgaaacggtcggtaggacggcgaaaatcctatggggagaccagatcgtaagaagacgaggctattactgaaaggaagtaagaaggaggtcagtatagctctcagtatcataacgggacacataggactacgagctcactaatgtaaaatcggtgtggcaatcctacgggaaatgtgtagtcaattgcctCAAATATATCGGCCctaaactggagaattagtAACCTGTCAAaggacatatcctacagggaattaccagtttcaattgtcataacttatgattagaatggtggcaattcgtcaccggttgctatcaccagaggacctatcccgtgacatGTTTAGGACTTGTCCCATTTCCCGTGgggaagtgatagcatgtgtagggcatgcaggctttcgcggctaacatacaccgacacttaggtgggcaCACAATCCTAgacgtgaaccaacttagggcgtggtatggacaacaattaaggattttgtaagtagcacgaaattcctatcttagattttctttttcgaggttacttttttagtatctagagcgcacaacaagccgattactggcttaggtgtttgtccatagtggcatggggaggaATAATATCCACtctcttttttcaacctaatctaacctactgGCATCGAAATGAATATTAAAAAGGATAGAGATTTTCGAAGAATTTTGGAGTAAATCTGTGTAGAAGATTTAAATGACGAGAGGAGGTCCGCAAAAATATCGATAGAGTGCAGCGGGAAAAATCGAAAGGTTTTGACGAGAAAAGGAAAGCTGAGAACGAATATAGAATTGGAGATAAAGTAGCTTTAAAGAGGACCCAATATGATAAAGGCTTCCAACTTCGTCTAAAGTTCCTGGATCCCTGCAAGGTGATGATAGGTTGAATCACGGAAGATATGAGGCGGAGAAAGTTAGAGAATGCGAAGGATTGCGGAATTGTACGACGGTAGTGGAGTTATTAAGCCATGGGATTTGACTTCGGGGTCAAAGCCCAGGATACAGATTTTCGAAGAATTTTGGAGGAAACCAGTATAGAAGATTTGCATGACAAAAGTCCGCAAAAATATCGATAGAGTGCAGCGGGAAATTTCGAAGTTTTGACGAGAAAAGGAAATCTGAGAACGAATATGGAATTGGAGATATAAAAGCTTTAAAGAGGACCCAATATGATACAGGCTTGCAAATTCGTCCAAAGTTCCTGGGTCCCTACAAGGTGATGATAGGTTGAATCACGGAAGACATGAGGAGGAGAAAGTTGGAATATGCGAAGGATCGCGGAATTCCACGGTAGTGGAATTCATTAACTCATGTGATTCGGCTTCGGGGTCAAAGCCTAGGTCAATATAGCTGAATGTAGGGATGGTGGATTTGGTGGTCTAGTTGCCGCTATGCAACTGCACACACACATGAACGATGATATGTAGTTGATGGGTTCACGACGAGAATGGAACATGAGAAAGCTTAGTATTAGACAAAcgatcaagaagtaaagacgTGCGTTTTTAGACGGATGGTTTCCAACATCAAGAAccaaccttttatttaaacttaaATGAATTATCTAGTTATAAGAATGAAATAAACTATCTTGTTACTGTAAgaaaatattgtagaagtacaTTGGAACATTAATCGTTGTTGTACTCGTTTGGCTGGGATACCATTGATTAAATTccacatatatattctttagtTCTTTTGTTGTTAATCACAAATTCTAGTTTGAAATAATATAACAATCCACCCTCATGTAGCTTTGCTTTGACAAAGGCATTTCTCATATGTATTCGAATGAGAGTATAATTGCCACTTTACTTCAACTTTTTTGTGCGAATGTTTACGAACACTcgtgtgaaaaaaatttaaaagaaaatgaccatattataaacaaaatttttgttgtttgcatGTGTAGCACATGTCAATGGTCGGGCGagactcttacttgttttgtttttttaatacgGCACAAATGTACTTTCCGCCTGTTCTAGGTAATAATGATGAGTAAATGCCGAAAATAATTTACAAGTATTTAAATTATCATTACTTAATAGTACGATATGTAGGCGAGCGCCTCACCACAACAGTCAGGCGCAAgcccacccaccaccataggatgggggtatactaatctagtcattccgtttgtaacaaatcgaaatattgatctagggacccataaagtatatattgtatattcttgatcgtctcgaaattctgatccgaactagccatgtgggtccgttcgtctgtcgaaatcacgatagcggtcgaacgcgtagagctacccgattgaagttttgcacagatacattatatttatgtaggtcattggggattacaaatgggccatatcggttcagatttggatatagctcccatataaaccaatctccgatttcacttcttgagcccctggaagccacaatttttgtctgctttggctgaaaatttgcacatagtgttccgttatgactgccaataactgtgccaagtacggttcaaatcggtctaaaacctgatatagctcccatataaactgatatcccgatttgacttttcaagcccatggaagccacaattttcatctgatttggttgaaattttgaacatgatgttctgttatgacttccaacaactgtgctgagtacggtttaaatctgtgctcccatatgaaccgatcccccgatttgacttcttgagcccatggaagccacaatttttgtccgatttggaactcactgtgccaaatttcatcgaaataggatgaaaaatgctccttttataggctcattacacaatatcgggagatcggtataaatggcagctatatgcaaatatgatccgatctgtaacacatttgacaggaatgggtagagtTCTAccggaacacactgtgccaaattccatcgaatttgggtaataaatggatcttttatggcctcaatacccgaTATCGGGAGATGGGGTGGTCGGTctaaaggcagctatattcaaatagggtccgatctgaacctcaCTTCACAGATATGAATGggggtctatcaaaactcactgtgccaaatttcattgaaatcggatgaaaaattaccaatttattgcctcaatactttaagtctggagatcggtctatatagcggctttatataactaaaatccgattttatgagatcagaaggtcaggtttatatacaaagaatacgaaatcaccaaaaattgtttggaaattttttttatacccaagatttctgcaaaattatattggttgcccaaaaagtaattgcggattttttaaaagaaagtaaatgcatttttaattaaacttagaatgaacttttttcaaatatacttttttacactttttttctaaagcaagctaaatgtaacagctgataactgacagaagaaagaatgcaaatacagagtcacaagctgtgaacaaatttgtcaacgccgactatatgaaaaatccgcaattaccttttgggctacccaataaATACCGAAGCGTTAggaatttacccggtagaaacccatctctatatATACTCTATTGAATGGTCGCAGTAAATCATACtctaattttattgttttttttttttttttttttttggttgcgcGTCAACGTCATTGTTAGCTATTATTGATCACCGTTTTAAAATCTCTCgtatattttaaattgaaaaagtcATAAGGGTAATTCGAGGATGCATATGGCTTAGATaataacaagttaaaaggcatttagttcgaCCTTGCCATActtttgataccctccaccatgggtgtATTTATTaaactattttattataactctactaTATTCATATTAATATCTCTTTATTGCGGACTATATCTATTATACTCGTATGCGAACTCTCaaactctctttctctctctctccattcATGAGTTTTTTATTATGATGGATGAGGTAAGTGTTTTATCTCTAaaagtttgtgttttttgtgtgttctcttGATCCAGTTTAGGCTACATacttagagatgggcgatgggtaattACCCAACAGGTATTTACTTGGTAAGTTGggtaaataccatttattcacAAATGgtggatatttttaatttttcagatatcttgggtataaagacattttccaaaaaatgtttGATGATTTCACATTCTTTGTGTATTTACCTGACCTCCTGATctaataaaatcggattttagttatatatagccgctatatagaccgatctccagacttaaagtcttgatacaataaattggtaatatttcatccgatttcgatgttacagtgagttctggtagacccacATTCATATCTGTGAAATggggttcagatcggatcatatttgaatatagctgcctttagACCGACCACCTCATCTCCCGATAtcgggtattgaggccataaaagatccatttattacccgaattcgatggaatttggcacagtgtgttccggTAGTcctctacccattcctgtcaaatgtggtacagatcggatcatatttggatatagctgccatttataccgatcacccgatattgtgtaatgagcctataatactcaatactctatttcgggagatcgacctatatggcagctgtatccaaatatggtctgatctgtaccacatttgacaggaataggTAGAGGTCTACCGGAAcatactgtgccaaattccatcgaattcgggtaataaatggatcttttatggcctcaataccctatatcgggagatcgggtggtcggtctaagggcagctaaagggtgatttttttgaggttaggattttcatgcattagtatttgacagatcacgtgggatttcagacatggtgtcaaagagaaagatgctcagtatgctttgacatttcatcatgaatagacttactaacgagcaacgcttgcaaatcattgaattttattaccaaaatcagtgttcggttcgaaatgtgttcattcaccgtaacgttgcgtccaacagcatctttgaaaaaatacggtccaatgattccaccagcgtacaaaccacaccaaacagtgcatttttcgggatgcatgggcagttcttgaacggcttctggttgctcttcactccaaatgcggcaattgtgcttatttacgtagccattcaaccagaaatgagcctcatcgctgaacaaaatttgtcaaaatttgaacacatttcgaaccgaacactgattttggtaataaaattcaatgatttgcaagcgttgctcgttagtaagtctattcatgatgaaatgtcaaagcatactgagcatctttctctttgacaccatgtctgaaatcccacgtgatctgtcaaatactaatgcatgaaaatcctaacctcaaaaaaatcaccctttatatccaaatatagtccggtcagaaccgcacttcacagaaataaataggggtctaccagaactcactgtaacgtcgaaatcggatgaaaaattaccaatttattgtatcaagactttaagtctggagatcggtctatatagcgactatatataactaaaatccgattttatgagatcagaaggtcaggtaaATACACAAAGAATGGGAAATCATCaaacattttttggaaaatgtctttatacccaagatatctgcaaaattataaatacccaccaTTTgtgaataaatggtatttaccCAACTTACCGAGTAAATACctgttgggtatttacccatcgcctatCTCTAAGTATGTAGCCTAAACTGGATCaagagaacacacaaaaaacacaaactttTAGAGATAAAACACTTACCTCGTCCATCATAATAAAAAACTCATgaatggagagagagagagagagagagtttgaGAGTTCGCATACGAGTATAATAGATATAGTCCGCAATAAAGAGCCATAAGAAAAAGGGGCCAAAGTATACAAAGAGGTGACAAAGAACTTATATGTTGTAATCGTCCAATGAAAACATAATCGAATTGTTTAACAGTCACCTATGGATACCAAGAAGAGggcctatatataaaaaaataaatgttgaaagTGTTGCCGTTTGTGGCATTTTACGCTTAAGTTAAAGCTTCAAAAGGAAgaaataaaatgtaataaaataaataaaatcgaaataaaaaaataaatataacaaaaaacaagtaaaagcttgcttagtttggctgggccgaatcttgggaactcaccaccatggattctgataaaatatgggaactatatcaggttcttaatcggtttgaaccgtatttaccaaagttgttggaagtcataagagaacaccatatgccaaatttcaatcaaatcggatgaaaattgagacttctaggggatcaagaagtcaaatcgggggatcggtttatatgggagctatatcaggttcttgaccgctacttggcacagttgttggaagtcataacagaataccacaagcaaaatttcagccaaatcggatgcaaattaagacttccaggggctcaaaaagtcaaaacgggagatcggtttataggggagctatatcaggttctttaccgatttggacggaacttggcacagttgttggaagtcataacagaacagtatgtgcaaaatttcaaacaaatcgtatgcaaattgagacttccaggggcccaaaaagtcaaatcgtgacatcggtttatgtgggagctatatcaggttatagaccgatttggaccgtccttggcacaattgttggaagtcataacagaacgctatggcaaaatttcatccaaaaattgcggcttccaggggctcaagaagtcaaatcgggggatcggtttatatgggagctgtattaagttatagatcgacttagaccatattggacacgtatgttgaaggtcgcgGGAGacgctgttgtacaaaatttcagccaaatcggatgagaattgcgccctctagcggctcaagaagtcaagatccaagattgatttatatggcagcaataccaggttatgaaccgatttgaaccatacttcataggtaaaatttcagcctaataggataagaattgggccctctagaggctcaagaagttaagatttcGGATCAgtatatattacagctatatcaggtaataaaccgatttcaacaatacttagcacagctgttggaagtgataccaaaacactacgtgcgcgcaattcttatccaaatcggataagaattgcgccctctaaaggctcaaaaagtcaagacccaagatcggtttatatggcagctatatctggttatgaaccgatttcaaccatacttagcacagttgttggaagtcgtaatagaacaccgcctgcgcccccctagaggctcaagaagtcaagacccaagatcggtttatatggcagctatatcaaaacatggaccaatttggccaatttacaatcccaaacgacatactctaataaaaagtagttttttaagcgcctggctttactccttcaaaagtcattgtgctttcgacagctggacagacggacagacatggctagatcgacttaaaatgtcatggcgatcaagattatatatactttatggggtcttagaggcatatttcgaggtgttacaaacagaatggatgaaattagtatagccccatcctatggtgaagggtataataacaacACTTGTGTGAATGGCAACTCTGTTTATATTCCCCTTTTTTTATTCACTGCCTTTTTTCTTTATCAGAGCTATGAGCCCTCTTGCCATGCGACTGGTGCTCGCTCTTTGGCTGAAAGGTGGTATTACTTAGTAAAACGTTCGCATGGGTGACAAAGAATTTCTCAGACATTTAGTATTTCGCAAGACATCAACGGAGTTAAACGATCGCGTACaaacaagaaataaataaaaaaaaaaaaacaaagaaaaaaaaaccgacTGACTGTTAAGTGAATCAAAAtcaattggtttaaattttaacATTCAATAGTGGTTTAAGCGcagatttgtttttcttttattgggcctttgtttttttgctatacGCTATACGTTGTTGGAAAACCACAACAACGTAAATCTAAGCGACAATGAATTGGACCTTGTATGGATCGAAAAAGAAGGATGGAAGTGATGTGAGCAATGCTTTGGTGAGACAAGATCCCCGCACTTCGGTCAAGACTACTTCCGCTCAGGCGGAAACCACCAATACCACCACACAAAACGCCACCATTTTCAATAGCAATGCCCAAACCGTTACTTATCAAACGACCAAGCAAACGGTGACTTCCCGGCAAACGGCCCGCATAACGGAAATCACCACACGACGCACTCCCACATCTCAAGAACTCGAGGAGATGTTGCGTTCAATGCATCTGAACAAAAAGCCCGAAACAAAAACTTTCACCTCCACAACGACAACATCGAATGTACCCCTCCGACGTAATCGTTCCAGCAATTTGCCAGCTTTGGCATTGTCATCTCAACGTAACTCCATTAATAATATAAGCAGCAAAAGTACGCCGAAATTCAAGAGCAGTGCTTCGCCCATATCGCGTAATATCTTCAATTATGACTCACAACCCGGCACAAAAACCGGCGGCGGCAGTGGAGCTGATGGATCTAAACCAGCGATAACACCAACATTGGTAAAAACACAAACCACCACAGTATCGGAGAAAAATGGACGCACCATTACACAACATGTGGAAGAGCATAAGGTGAAATTCGATGCGAAAAACTTTACATTGTCTACTCCCAATTCGCCGCtaagtaaaaatttaatgaGTGAagacaaatcaaaattttcaaacatgGGTGGTGGGCTTTTAGGTTTGGAAGCATTGCCAGCTTCAAAGACAACAGCGACAACGACCAAAACAGTGACCCCTACTCTTAGACCCTTAACCACCACCACTTCCGCTAGCACATACACCTCTCCCTATAACCAAAGACAAATAAGTCAGGTGACTAGCTTAACCCCGAAAACCACTAACACCGCTACTTCCGCCACTTCCGCTAGCACATACACCTCTCCCTATAACCAAAGACAAATAAGTCAGGTGACTAGCTTAACCCCGAAAACCACTAACACCGCTACAACTAAATCAGCGTTCATCACTAACTATAAACCGGGTACTAACTCAAATTCAACCCTTCCTACTACAACCAAACCGATCTCTTCGTTTAACTTGACAAGCCAACCCAAAGCCACCACGACCACCAACAGCAGTGGCAACAATACATCCAACAAACCAGGGTCATTATTTAGTTCCTGGGGCTCAATTGACAGTAAACCCGAGCCTATTACCAGCGTCACCACTAAGACTTTTCCAACTTCCCCACGACCCAGTTTCACGTCAACAGCGTCTTCCATGCCCACATCTAAGTCTAAACCATCGGCAAAGCCTGGATATGCCTACATCTTCAACCATGTCATCTTTGATAACGCTGAGGAGCGCATAGGTAGCTCGGAAGATGTCAAAGCTTTGGTGGACACTTTTGAGCATTTCCAAATGAAAGTAGCCCTCATTGAGAATGCCAAAGTGGATAAAATCAGAAAGACTGTTGAAAAAAGTGAGTAGCACACTGTTTTATGTCTAGAAATTTGTCTGGCCTACTGTAGTTTATAACAATAACATATGTTGGCCTAGACTGCGTGTGAGAAGTGAGTTACCATCTCAAAcgtcacacagtgggatagaataaaaaaataactagaaaaaatatgtcatttaagaacggatagagaaaattctttgtgcaaattttcaagaccATATGTTGGtcaaaaaattgttcgggctgccaaattgtaatttgtggtctgattttcaacaaattttaggaaaaaaagaTTAGAGATACAAGTGTATTTAAaaaatcaacaagtaaaaaggcgttaagttcgaccgg
The genomic region above belongs to Stomoxys calcitrans chromosome 5, idStoCalc2.1, whole genome shotgun sequence and contains:
- the LOC106085635 gene encoding cell death protein 3 — its product is MNWTLYGSKKKDGSDVSNALVRQDPRTSVKTTSAQAETTNTTTQNATIFNSNAQTVTYQTTKQTVTSRQTARITEITTRRTPTSQELEEMLRSMHLNKKPETKTFTSTTTTSNVPLRRNRSSNLPALALSSQRNSINNISSKSTPKFKSSASPISRNIFNYDSQPGTKTGGGSGADGSKPAITPTLVKTQTTTVSEKNGRTITQHVEEHKVKFDAKNFTLSTPNSPLSKNLMSEDKSKFSNMGGGLLGLEALPASKTTATTTKTVTPTLRPLTTTTSASTYTSPYNQRQISQVTSLTPKTTNTATSATSASTYTSPYNQRQISQVTSLTPKTTNTATTKSAFITNYKPGTNSNSTLPTTTKPISSFNLTSQPKATTTTNSSGNNTSNKPGSLFSSWGSIDSKPEPITSVTTKTFPTSPRPSFTSTASSMPTSKSKPSAKPGYAYIFNHVIFDNAEERIGSSEDVKALVDTFEHFQMKVALIENAKVDKIRKTVEKIQAKDFSEHACLVIVILSHGNRYEAISAKDGHYSIDDHVLFPILRNSTLNDKPKMFFVQACKGDMESTGYYRDATCVSPPGNANEILKCYSTFEGFVAYRSEKGSIFIQALCKNLKMYGSQKNIKDIMETVTQIVKQQSQQKQIPAYTSTLTKPFKFGDYVKMK